The Blautia obeum ATCC 29174 region GAACACGTATGCCAGAGAAATCGGTATTCTCAAAGATAAAGATCCGAATTTTACCGGTGCGGATATCCGTAATGGAATGACGGCAGTCGTATCAATCAAGCATCCGGCACCTCGCTTTGAGGGTCAGACAAAGACAAAGCTGGATAACCAGGATGCAGCCAAGGCAACAGGAAAAGTACTGGGAGAGCAGCTGGTCCTGTATTTTGACCGTAATCTTGAAACATTGAAAATGATTCTTTCCTGTGCGGAAAAGGCAGCGAAGATCCGTAAGACAGAGGAACGTGCCAAAACGAATCTTCTTACAAAACAGAAATATTCATTTGATTCCAATGGAAAACTTGCCAACTGCGAGAAAAAGGATCCGTCACAGTGTGAGATCTTTATCGTAGAGGGAGATTCCGCAGGCGGTTCTGCAAAAACAGCCCGTAACCGTAATTATCAGGCAATCCTTCCAATCAGGGGCAAGATTCTGAATGTTGAAAAAGCAACCATTGACAAAGTGCTTGCCAATGCGGAGATCAAGACTATGATCAATGCATTTGGATGCGGATTTTCTGAAGGATATGGAAATGATTTCGATATAAGCAAACTTCGCTATGACAAGATCGTGATCATGGCGGATGCCGATGTTGACGGTGCGCATATTTCCACACTGCTTCTGACATTGTTCTATCGTTTTATGCCGGAACTGATCTATGAAGGCCATGTATATATTGCGATGCCGCCACTCTATAAGGCAATGCCGAAAAAGGGACCGGAAGAATATCTGTATGATGATAAAGCACTTGAAAAATATCGTAAGACACATAAACCGGGAAGCTTTACTTTGCAGAGATACAAAGGTCTTGGAGAGATGGATGCAGAACAGCTGTGGGAGACCACGCTGAATCCTGAGACTCGAAGAATGAAACGCGTGGAGATAGAAGATGCACGTCTTGCATCCAGTGTGACAGAAGTTCTGATGGGCAGTGAAGTTCCGCCGCGTAAGGCATTTATTTACGAGCATGCAGCCGATGCAGAACTTGATGTATAAGGTGGGATAAGATATGGAAACAAAACAGGAAAATGTAATTCGTACCGATTATTCGGAAATTATGCAGAAATCATACATCGATTATGCAATGAGTGTTATCATTTCCCGTGCTCTTCCGGATGTGCGTGACGGTCTGAAACCAGTACAGAGAAGAACGTTGTATGATATGTATGAACTGGGAATCCGCTATGACCGTCCGTATCGTAAATGTGCACGTATTGTCGGTGATACCATGGGTAAATATCATCCACATGGTGACAGTTCCATTTATGACGCACTTGTTGTTATGGCACAGGATTTCAAAAAAGGCAGAACACTTGTAGACGGACATGGTAACTTCGGTTCAATCGAGGGTGATGGCGCAGCTGCCATGCGTTATACAGAGGCACGACTGGAAAAACTGACACAGGATGTATTTTTGAGTGATCTTGATAAGAATGTAGTGGACTTTGTTCCGAACTTCGATGAGACGGAAAAAGAACCATCGGTACTTCCGGTGCGCATCCCGAACATTCTGGTAAATGGTGCAGATGGTATTGCGGTCGGCATGGCAACCAGTATTCCACCACACAATCTAGGGGAAGTCATCGATGCTGTCAAAGCATATATGAAAGATAACACGATCAGTGTCAAAGGACTGATGCGATATATCAAAGGGCCGGATTTTCCGACCGGAGGTATTGTGGTCAATAAAGATGATCTCCATAAGATCTATGAGACAGGGAGCGGCAAAATCCGCCTGCGTGGAAAAGTAGAAGTAGAGAAACTCAAAGGCGGAAGAAAACAGCTTGTCATTACGGAGATTCCATATACCATGCTGGGAGCAAACATTGGCAAGTTCCTGAATGACGTGGCATCTCTTATAGAAACAAAGAAGACAACAGATATCGTAGATATCTCCAATCAGTCTTCCAAGGAAGGCATCCGTATCGTACTGGAACTTAAGAAAGATACCGATGTGGAAAATCTGACCAATATGCTGTATAAGAAAACGCGTCTGGAAGATACGTTTGGCGTAAATATGCTGGCAGTTGCTGACGGCAGACCGGAAACATTAAGCCTGAAGCAGATTATTGAA contains the following coding sequences:
- a CDS encoding DNA gyrase/topoisomerase IV subunit B, whose amino-acid sequence is MAKKETYDAGSISVLEGLEAVRKRPGMYIGSVSRKGLNHLIYEIVDNAVDEHLAGYCSQIHVVLEKDGSCTVTDNGRGIPVDMHEKGMSAERLVFTTLHAGGKFDNSAYKTSGGLHGVGSSVVNALSTYLDIKVSRDGYVHHDHYERGIPTIELENGLLPKLGRTKETGTCINFLPDPEIFEKTRFSATDVKSRLHETAYLNPELTIIFEDLRGTEPVKEEYHEPEGIVGYIRDMNHSTEALHEPVYLKGEADGIQVEVAFQYTNEFRENVLGFCNNIYNAEGGTHLTGFKTTFTTVMNTYAREIGILKDKDPNFTGADIRNGMTAVVSIKHPAPRFEGQTKTKLDNQDAAKATGKVLGEQLVLYFDRNLETLKMILSCAEKAAKIRKTEERAKTNLLTKQKYSFDSNGKLANCEKKDPSQCEIFIVEGDSAGGSAKTARNRNYQAILPIRGKILNVEKATIDKVLANAEIKTMINAFGCGFSEGYGNDFDISKLRYDKIVIMADADVDGAHISTLLLTLFYRFMPELIYEGHVYIAMPPLYKAMPKKGPEEYLYDDKALEKYRKTHKPGSFTLQRYKGLGEMDAEQLWETTLNPETRRMKRVEIEDARLASSVTEVLMGSEVPPRKAFIYEHAADAELDV